The following are from one region of the Bacteroidia bacterium genome:
- a CDS encoding succinate dehydrogenase/fumarate reductase iron-sulfur subunit, whose protein sequence is MDLTLKIWRQASAKAKGKFESYPISNISADCSFLEMIDILNEKLVRDNIDPVAFDHDCREGICGMCSLYVNGRPHGPDDDITTCQLHMRKFKNGDTITIEPWRAGPFPVIKDLIVDRNAFDKINQEGGFISANTGSAPDANAILIPNREAEQAMDAAACIGCGACVAACKNSSAMLFVSAKVSHLALLPQGKAEAAIRAKAMVAKMDELGFGGCTNTGACEAECPKDISISNIARLNREFLCATILE, encoded by the coding sequence ATGGATTTAACTTTAAAAATATGGCGTCAAGCCTCAGCAAAAGCAAAAGGAAAATTTGAATCTTATCCTATTTCAAATATTTCTGCAGATTGTTCTTTTTTAGAAATGATTGATATTTTAAACGAGAAATTAGTTCGTGATAATATCGATCCTGTTGCTTTTGATCACGATTGTCGTGAAGGAATTTGTGGAATGTGCAGTTTGTATGTTAACGGTCGCCCTCACGGACCAGATGATGACATAACAACATGCCAATTACACATGCGTAAATTTAAGAATGGTGATACAATTACAATAGAACCATGGCGTGCCGGACCATTTCCTGTGATAAAAGATTTAATTGTTGACAGAAATGCATTCGATAAAATTAACCAGGAAGGTGGATTTATTTCAGCAAACACAGGTTCTGCGCCAGATGCAAATGCAATTTTAATTCCTAACAGAGAAGCAGAACAAGCTATGGATGCTGCTGCCTGTATTGGTTGTGGTGCTTGCGTAGCTGCTTGTAAAAATTCATCTGCAATGTTATTTGTTTCTGCAAAAGTTTCTCACCTTGCTTTATTACCACAAGGAAAAGCTGAAGCTGCTATTCGTGCAAAAGCAATGGTGGCTAAAATGGATGAACTTGGCTTTGGTGGTTGCACAAACACAGGTGCTTGCGAAGCAGAATGCCCAAAAGATATTTCTATTTCAAATATTGCAAGATTAAACCGCGAGTTTCTTTGCGCTACAATACTGGAATAA
- a CDS encoding T9SS type A sorting domain-containing protein, whose product MKKILITTALFFVFFQFSFATNSLRVGDPRTSWYTYQGTIEEATLSIKPKGLYMEYGLYLTFSARNTPLFYTTDSLESVLKFDLPANATIVDSWLWIGEDIVKAKILDKWSASSIYEGIVQRRMDPSILTKTSSTSYELRVFPMLGNSTRKVKITFLMPTSWAQNEVRSSLPLSILSTSLVPLQKLNVVTWTDNTWTNPHFFGISNLAYYPQNDPILGSYYYTEIPNFLFSSNFSTAFNSPVSDGAFLSTYSDGTDKYYQLAIDPKSLIDTIQGSNFAFLIDYHSANTSLSKATIIDNVKQAIYQSLSPKDSFNLIFSNFTIFRASNSWIRADSASIENIFATINEPLSDYSNLTNLISNGIDFISNHGNDGKIILLSCSNQYGTANVANNLVNDIVNSMNPDIPIYICDYQSLNMNYNYINGRYYYGNEYFYSNLSMITVGAFYRVYYTNYSLSDILNLNLIEASGVINSFDLYTTASGGFCHSRYYLNNMTTSANITSSIMQTGKFNGNLPFTAFISGEYNGNIFSKVITFTSTNSFVGDSMSREIWAGLNIKDLESQPQTNTLISTIVNKSINERVLSKYSAFLCLEDTNQICNSCVDETEYTEIETDTISSDLEITSFPNPFSESVTIKVNILKLQDYSNGTFKIYNILGKEIQSFDYNNSLKNGYLEFIWNPGLNNEQTPSGIYLFVITNDNTTKSIKLIKQ is encoded by the coding sequence ATGAAAAAAATATTAATTACTACAGCTTTATTTTTTGTTTTCTTTCAATTTTCTTTTGCTACAAACAGCTTAAGAGTAGGCGACCCCAGAACTTCATGGTACACCTATCAGGGAACAATTGAAGAAGCAACTTTATCAATTAAACCTAAAGGGTTGTATATGGAGTATGGCTTATATCTTACTTTTTCTGCCCGAAACACTCCACTATTTTACACAACCGATTCTTTAGAATCTGTTCTAAAATTTGATTTGCCTGCAAATGCTACAATAGTCGATTCGTGGCTATGGATAGGAGAAGACATTGTTAAAGCAAAAATTCTGGATAAATGGTCGGCATCTTCTATTTATGAAGGTATAGTACAAAGAAGAATGGATCCATCTATTTTAACAAAAACAAGTAGCACCAGTTATGAATTAAGAGTTTTTCCAATGTTGGGAAATTCAACAAGAAAAGTCAAAATTACTTTTCTTATGCCTACAAGCTGGGCACAAAACGAGGTTAGAAGCTCATTACCATTAAGTATTTTAAGTACTTCACTTGTGCCTTTACAAAAACTTAATGTTGTTACCTGGACAGATAACACATGGACTAATCCACACTTTTTTGGAATATCAAATCTTGCCTATTATCCACAGAATGATCCTATACTTGGATCATATTACTATACAGAAATTCCTAATTTCCTTTTTTCGAGTAATTTTTCAACAGCATTTAACTCACCTGTATCGGATGGCGCATTTTTAAGCACATATTCGGATGGAACAGATAAGTATTATCAACTTGCTATCGATCCTAAATCACTTATAGATACAATTCAAGGTTCAAATTTCGCATTCTTAATTGATTATCATTCTGCAAACACAAGTTTAAGTAAGGCAACAATTATTGATAATGTGAAACAAGCAATATACCAATCGCTTTCACCTAAAGATTCATTTAATCTGATTTTTTCCAATTTTACAATATTCAGAGCAAGTAATTCATGGATAAGAGCTGATTCTGCATCAATTGAAAATATTTTTGCAACTATTAATGAGCCACTTTCAGATTACTCAAATCTTACCAATCTTATTAGTAACGGAATCGATTTTATTTCAAATCATGGTAACGATGGTAAAATTATTCTACTCTCATGCTCTAATCAATATGGAACAGCTAATGTTGCAAATAACTTAGTTAATGATATTGTTAACAGTATGAACCCTGATATTCCTATATATATTTGTGATTACCAGTCGCTAAATATGAACTATAATTATATCAATGGAAGATATTATTATGGAAACGAATATTTCTATTCAAACTTATCAATGATTACTGTTGGAGCATTTTACAGAGTTTATTATACGAATTATTCATTATCGGACATATTAAATTTAAACCTTATAGAAGCCAGTGGAGTAATAAATTCATTTGATCTTTACACAACAGCCAGTGGAGGATTTTGCCATAGCAGATATTATTTAAATAATATGACAACCTCTGCAAATATTACGAGTTCTATAATGCAAACAGGAAAGTTTAATGGGAATCTACCATTTACAGCATTTATTTCGGGAGAATATAATGGAAACATTTTCTCTAAAGTTATTACTTTTACTTCAACAAATTCATTTGTAGGAGATAGCATGAGCAGAGAGATTTGGGCAGGTTTAAACATTAAAGACCTTGAATCTCAACCTCAAACAAATACTCTAATTAGTACAATTGTAAATAAAAGCATAAACGAAAGAGTGTTATCGAAATATTCCGCATTCCTTTGCTTAGAAGACACTAATCAAATATGTAATTCCTGTGTTGACGAAACTGAATATACAGAAATTGAAACTGATACTATTTCATCTGACTTAGAAATTACTTCTTTCCCCAACCCATTTAGCGAATCTGTTACCATTAAGGTTAACATTCTAAAACTGCAGGATTATTCTAACGGAACGTTTAAAATTTATAATATTCTTGGAAAAGAAATTCAAAGTTTTGATTACAATAACAGTCTAAAAAATGGCTACCTTGAATTTATCTGGAATCCCGGACTTAACAATGAACAAACACCTTCAGGAATATATCTTTTTGTAATAACAAATGATAATACAACTAAGAGCATAAAACTGATAAAGCAATAA
- a CDS encoding SpoIIE family protein phosphatase: MSYPKAGLKTALIIISICISTALSAQDFSELGSKRVKYFSAEDYNGHAQNWSVFQDKQGMLYFANNDGILLYNGQSWNTVGAFPVRCFSQGDGKRVYAGGDNEFGYIDQNKSGKLQWTSYSKKLPEEYKNFLSVLSIQQSGDKTIFFGFRAILIYQKDSLIKVIKPQTDFRFSFKYKNRIFIRQTDVGLMEFKNNNIYKLPHGEFFSDKPVYMFEPFDENNAILATKLNGLYLVNINNINRKDLPLDSIYKPFKTEADNFFETNGIYHGTILDNDNIALGSTVAGIVIINKKGQIKRVFNKQNGLPVNNVNYVFFDREKNIWLALNNGIANIEMNSPMNFFGEETGYQGIVVGAINFKGKFYVGTLEGLYVLTHNTDFTKNGNSFYKFKRLTQEYNSFMQLDTIDGKLYAATRYGFFEIDNETIKPIRKMEFSYAILHSKTDPSIIFVNNSEGLAIFKKNKNELKFHEQIKGIEHEVRYMYEEKDGSLWINGNNNDLLKLNFNNNDYKHPTITTYDSAKGLPSNASLVILKESDHLCVLLPGQGYYRYSSSKSPVGKQDYFYPDPLFPIKFSETKDSISYYLATRFNDTVWYALTAQQGLIKIIRNNSESPKLSLISSSLGRANVTFFLYPDKEHNLLWYSTNKGLFSYKLQNNVEENIPFVTIISEILIGKDSTIYITNDSINKTEIPFTKNSLTINFASLFYQGSENNAFKYYLEGLDSTWADWTKEKYITYNFLPEGNYVFHIKGKNMHGVESSEVLFHFTILPPWYRSWWAYLIYVVIAFLLIIVTAILYGKRLKSSNLKLEEIVNSRTAEIKRQSSEIEIKNLQLNEINKELEKLSIVASETDNTVIIMDKDTNFLWINDSLRKKYNIDYEEFEAIKGKSLLDSSYNSNIKRIVSKCISEKKTILYESEAKLKSGKTIWMQSTLTPILNEEGEIKNLVVIDSDITKMKKAEEKIKLQSEELENNLFELENKNQLITNSIEYARKIQEAFLPSISEFKEIFPNSFVFFKPRDVVSGDFFWAHSEGDMQFVAVVDCTGHGVPGAFMSIIGNTLLNEIVREKKIYQPSHILNMLNQGIISALHQDKGSNYSQDDGMDIAFCSYSKSSKKIVLATTSHMAIVCDDTEVQKINCDLFSIGGSFSTRENVVFNETEISVNNSTQLFLYSDGFQDQFGGPNNTKLMTEPFEEFLISINKQNIDEQITAVENKFAAWKGNNKQIDDVLVIGLKFSDI, encoded by the coding sequence ATGAGCTACCCAAAAGCTGGATTAAAAACAGCTCTCATCATAATATCTATTTGCATATCAACTGCATTATCAGCTCAGGATTTTAGCGAACTTGGCTCTAAACGTGTTAAGTATTTTTCTGCAGAAGATTATAATGGACATGCTCAAAACTGGTCGGTATTTCAGGATAAACAAGGCATGTTATATTTTGCCAATAATGATGGAATTCTTTTGTATAACGGACAAAGCTGGAACACAGTAGGGGCTTTTCCGGTCAGGTGCTTTTCTCAGGGTGACGGTAAAAGGGTATATGCTGGTGGTGATAATGAATTCGGATATATAGATCAAAATAAATCCGGAAAACTACAATGGACTTCATATTCAAAAAAACTTCCTGAAGAATATAAGAACTTCTTGTCTGTACTTAGTATTCAGCAATCGGGCGACAAAACAATTTTTTTTGGTTTTAGAGCTATCTTAATTTACCAAAAAGACTCATTGATAAAAGTAATTAAACCACAAACAGATTTTAGGTTTTCATTTAAATATAAAAACAGAATATTTATTAGACAAACCGATGTTGGTTTAATGGAATTTAAGAATAACAACATATACAAATTACCTCACGGCGAGTTTTTTTCTGATAAACCGGTTTATATGTTTGAACCTTTTGACGAAAACAATGCTATTCTTGCAACTAAATTAAACGGTCTTTACCTTGTTAACATTAATAATATTAACCGTAAAGATTTGCCTCTTGATTCAATATACAAACCATTTAAAACTGAAGCCGACAATTTTTTTGAAACAAATGGAATTTATCACGGAACTATTTTAGATAACGATAATATAGCGTTAGGATCTACTGTTGCCGGTATTGTAATTATTAATAAAAAAGGACAGATAAAAAGAGTTTTTAATAAGCAAAACGGACTTCCTGTAAACAATGTTAATTATGTGTTTTTTGACCGTGAAAAAAATATCTGGCTGGCATTAAATAATGGTATTGCCAATATTGAAATGAATAGCCCAATGAACTTTTTTGGCGAAGAAACCGGATATCAGGGAATAGTAGTAGGTGCAATAAATTTTAAAGGGAAATTTTATGTTGGTACATTAGAAGGACTTTATGTATTAACACATAACACAGATTTTACAAAAAACGGAAATTCTTTTTATAAATTCAAAAGGTTAACACAAGAGTATAATAGCTTTATGCAACTGGATACTATTGATGGTAAGTTGTATGCAGCAACACGTTACGGATTTTTCGAGATTGATAACGAAACTATAAAGCCTATAAGAAAAATGGAATTTTCATACGCCATTTTACACTCTAAAACAGATCCGTCAATTATTTTTGTAAACAACTCTGAAGGTCTCGCTATATTTAAGAAAAATAAAAACGAATTAAAATTTCATGAACAAATTAAGGGAATTGAACATGAAGTTCGTTACATGTATGAAGAAAAAGACGGTTCACTTTGGATAAATGGTAACAACAATGATCTTCTAAAACTCAACTTTAACAATAACGATTACAAACACCCTACAATAACAACTTACGACTCAGCAAAAGGTCTTCCATCTAATGCCTCGTTGGTAATTCTTAAAGAAAGTGATCATCTATGTGTTTTACTTCCCGGCCAAGGTTATTACAGGTATTCTTCAAGCAAATCGCCAGTTGGAAAACAAGACTATTTTTATCCTGACCCATTATTTCCGATTAAGTTCTCAGAAACAAAAGACTCTATTTCATATTATTTAGCTACACGTTTTAATGATACTGTATGGTATGCACTTACTGCTCAGCAAGGGCTTATCAAAATTATACGAAACAACTCTGAAAGCCCAAAATTAAGCTTAATCTCATCATCGCTTGGAAGAGCAAATGTTACGTTTTTTCTTTATCCCGACAAAGAACATAATCTATTATGGTATTCAACAAACAAAGGACTATTTTCATACAAATTACAAAATAATGTAGAAGAAAATATCCCATTTGTAACAATAATCAGCGAAATATTAATAGGTAAAGATTCCACCATTTATATAACAAATGACAGTATAAATAAAACAGAAATTCCATTTACAAAAAACTCGTTAACTATAAACTTTGCTTCATTATTTTATCAGGGCAGCGAAAACAATGCTTTTAAGTACTATCTGGAAGGATTGGATTCTACATGGGCTGATTGGACCAAAGAAAAATACATTACTTATAACTTTTTACCCGAAGGAAACTATGTATTTCATATTAAAGGAAAAAACATGCACGGTGTTGAAAGCTCTGAAGTTCTTTTCCACTTTACAATACTTCCACCTTGGTACAGGTCATGGTGGGCATATTTAATTTATGTTGTTATTGCTTTTCTTCTTATTATTGTAACTGCTATTTTATATGGGAAGCGACTAAAATCAAGCAACTTAAAACTTGAGGAAATTGTAAATAGCAGAACTGCCGAAATTAAAAGACAAAGTTCTGAAATTGAAATTAAAAATTTACAACTAAATGAGATTAACAAAGAACTAGAAAAACTATCCATTGTTGCCAGTGAAACTGACAATACAGTTATTATAATGGATAAAGACACTAATTTTTTATGGATTAACGATAGCTTAAGAAAAAAATATAATATAGATTACGAAGAATTTGAAGCAATAAAAGGAAAAAGCTTGTTAGATTCTTCATATAACTCTAATATTAAAAGAATTGTATCAAAATGTATTTCCGAAAAGAAAACTATTTTATACGAATCTGAAGCAAAGTTAAAGTCGGGAAAAACTATCTGGATGCAATCAACTTTAACTCCGATATTAAATGAAGAAGGAGAAATAAAGAATCTTGTAGTAATAGATTCAGATATAACAAAAATGAAAAAGGCTGAAGAAAAAATCAAACTTCAGAGTGAGGAACTGGAAAATAACCTGTTTGAATTAGAAAATAAAAATCAATTAATTACAAATAGTATTGAGTATGCCAGAAAAATTCAGGAAGCATTTTTACCTTCTATTTCTGAATTTAAGGAAATCTTCCCTAATTCATTTGTATTTTTTAAACCACGAGATGTTGTAAGCGGAGATTTTTTCTGGGCACATTCAGAAGGCGACATGCAATTTGTAGCTGTTGTAGATTGCACAGGACATGGAGTCCCCGGAGCATTTATGTCAATTATTGGAAACACTTTGTTAAATGAAATAGTAAGAGAAAAGAAAATTTATCAGCCTTCGCATATTCTGAATATGCTTAATCAGGGAATTATTTCTGCGTTGCATCAGGATAAAGGCTCAAATTACAGCCAGGATGATGGTATGGACATCGCATTCTGTTCGTATAGCAAGTCTTCGAAAAAAATTGTTTTGGCAACTACAAGCCATATGGCAATAGTTTGTGATGATACTGAAGTTCAAAAAATAAATTGCGACTTATTTTCAATAGGAGGTTCATTTTCTACAAGAGAAAATGTAGTTTTTAACGAAACAGAAATATCTGTTAATAATTCAACACAACTCTTTTTGTATTCCGACGGTTTCCAGGATCAATTTGGAGGTCCGAATAACACGAAGCTGATGACTGAACCTTTTGAGGAGTTTCTTATCTCAATAAACAAGCAAAATATTGACGAACAAATAACAGCAGTTGAAAATAAATTTGCTGCATGGAAAGGAAATAATAAACAAATTGACGATGTACTTGTTATTGGATTAAAATTTTCGGATATTTAA
- a CDS encoding tetratricopeptide repeat protein — protein MIKFRLLFIFFILLNTSLQKAFAEESIDSLIISLPENASDSVKAEYYIKAGTSSKGNTPKVAYELALKALKLAEKTNIPTLYIDAQNLIGSIKNDLGEFTYALESHVKALEKSELIKDNYRLSASLNYIGNVYISQNLPAQAINYFEQSLKIAENSNTKNQILNNLYRLGLIYESLDSLQISYKYYKRSLLLEEETKNKEGIFYSLLGIGSVSTKRQNYYQAFIIYNRALKIAEELNVLAYVSLCYSHLGDLLREQKEYVRARNYYLKALSIADSLEFKKDRRDCYKNLAVTNENLQFYNDAYYYLGRYIEINDTLFNQETNEQNLRMQIRFDLRTKEKEIELLKQKDEKRKITITLLIIGFIPIMIVVFLFFYLYKVKQRSNKLLKEQNSEIEQQKEEISTNLEQLAIINNEMFAKNQQITDSIIYASTIQETILPHANVFKNYFKESFIFFKPRDIVSGDFYWINYRKAKVYIALADCTGHGVAGAFMSMIGYTLLNGIIEEISDPSPASILEKLNEKILASLHQRDVHHDDGMDIAICSYDMKSHSIEFAGANQNIAVAKNNVITIYQGDIYSIGGTFGNKENHSFTNNNIHIDSDSTVYLYSDGYQDQFGELANQKFMSTQFIAMLENICKLPLKEQLEIVDSKFEAWKGKQKQTDDVLVIGLRF, from the coding sequence ATGATAAAATTTAGATTATTATTTATTTTTTTCATTCTGCTAAACACATCTCTGCAAAAAGCATTTGCTGAAGAAAGTATCGATTCTTTAATAATTAGCTTACCCGAAAACGCCTCGGATTCTGTTAAGGCTGAGTATTATATAAAAGCAGGTACAAGTTCAAAAGGCAATACACCAAAAGTAGCTTATGAGTTAGCTTTAAAGGCACTTAAATTAGCCGAAAAAACAAATATTCCCACTCTTTATATTGATGCCCAAAATCTTATAGGATCAATAAAAAACGATTTAGGAGAGTTTACATACGCATTGGAAAGCCATGTTAAAGCTCTTGAAAAATCAGAATTAATAAAAGATAATTACCGCCTTTCAGCATCACTAAATTATATTGGTAATGTTTACATTTCTCAAAATTTGCCAGCCCAGGCTATAAACTATTTCGAACAATCTTTAAAAATAGCCGAAAACAGCAACACAAAAAATCAGATTCTAAATAACCTTTACAGACTGGGATTGATATATGAGTCGCTTGACAGTTTACAGATTTCATATAAATATTACAAGCGCAGCCTGTTACTTGAGGAAGAAACTAAAAACAAAGAAGGAATATTTTATAGCCTACTTGGAATTGGTTCGGTAAGTACAAAACGACAAAATTATTATCAGGCATTTATAATCTACAACAGAGCATTAAAAATCGCAGAAGAACTAAATGTACTTGCATATGTTTCTCTTTGTTATTCGCATTTAGGTGATTTGTTACGAGAGCAGAAAGAATATGTAAGAGCACGAAATTACTATTTAAAAGCATTAAGTATTGCCGATTCACTTGAGTTTAAAAAAGACAGACGTGATTGCTATAAAAACCTTGCAGTTACAAATGAAAATCTGCAGTTTTATAACGATGCTTACTATTATCTTGGAAGATATATTGAAATTAACGACACTCTTTTTAATCAGGAAACAAATGAACAGAATTTACGAATGCAGATAAGATTCGATTTGCGAACCAAAGAAAAAGAGATTGAACTTTTAAAACAAAAAGACGAAAAGAGAAAGATTACTATTACACTTCTGATTATTGGTTTTATTCCTATAATGATTGTTGTTTTCTTATTTTTTTACTTATACAAAGTAAAACAACGAAGTAACAAATTACTAAAAGAACAGAATTCCGAGATAGAACAACAAAAAGAAGAAATTAGTACCAATTTGGAACAACTTGCAATAATAAACAACGAAATGTTTGCTAAAAACCAGCAAATTACAGACAGTATTATTTATGCAAGTACAATTCAGGAAACAATACTGCCACATGCAAATGTATTTAAAAATTATTTTAAAGAATCTTTTATTTTCTTTAAACCAAGGGATATTGTTAGCGGCGATTTTTACTGGATAAATTACAGAAAAGCTAAAGTATATATTGCATTAGCCGATTGTACCGGACATGGCGTGGCAGGGGCGTTTATGAGCATGATTGGCTATACATTATTAAACGGTATAATAGAAGAAATTTCGGATCCCTCTCCTGCTTCTATACTCGAAAAGCTTAACGAGAAAATACTTGCATCTTTACATCAACGAGATGTCCACCATGATGATGGTATGGATATAGCAATATGTTCGTACGACATGAAGAGCCACTCTATTGAATTTGCAGGTGCAAATCAAAATATTGCGGTTGCAAAAAACAATGTTATTACTATTTATCAAGGCGATATTTATTCAATAGGTGGAACATTTGGAAACAAAGAAAATCACAGTTTTACAAATAACAATATTCACATAGATAGCGACTCAACAGTTTACTTATACTCTGACGGATATCAGGATCAGTTTGGAGAATTAGCAAACCAAAAATTTATGTCGACACAATTTATTGCAATGCTCGAAAATATTTGTAAACTTCCGCTTAAAGAACAACTTGAAATTGTTGATTCTAAATTTGAGGCATGGAAAGGAAAACAAAAACAAACAGATGATGTACTCGTAATTGGATTGAGGTTTTAA
- a CDS encoding fumarate reductase/succinate dehydrogenase flavoprotein subunit, whose amino-acid sequence MGTLNSRSPEGHVSQQWTKFKSTCHLVNPANKRKLDIIVVGTGLAGASAAAALGEQGYNVKIFCYQDSPRRAHSIAAQGGINAAKNYQNDGDSVYRLFYDTIKGGDYRARESNVHRLAEVSNLIIDHSVATGVPFARDYGGLLDNRSFGGAQVSRTFYARGQTGQQLLLGAYNSLNRQIKNKTVTMFNRRDVLDIVIVDGKARGIIARNLVTGEIEKHFGHAVCLATGGYGNTYFLSTNAMGSNGSVAWQAYKKGAFFANPCFTQIHPTCIPVHGDYQSKLTLMSESLRNDGRIWVPKKIEDAKRLQKGEIKGSQIPEEDRDYYLERRYPAFGNLVPRDVASRAAKERCDAGFGVNNTGLAVFLDFSDAIKRLGKATIEARYGNLFQMYEKIVDENPYETPMMIYPAVHYTMGGLWVDYHLMTTVPGLFALGEANFSDHGANRLGASALMQGLADGYFIIPYTIGDYLSKEIGTKRMSTDNAEFVEAEKKVNDRIQKLYAIKGNQPADYFHKKLGQAMWEYVGMGRTEESLKKALDIIPKIREEFWSNLKLTGNPAEYNTELEKAGRVADFLELGELMARDALNRRESCGGHFREEMQTEDGEAKRDDENFAYVAAWEHKENGIPELHKEPLEYKEVKLVQRNYK is encoded by the coding sequence ATGGGAACATTGAATTCAAGAAGTCCTGAAGGACACGTAAGTCAACAATGGACAAAGTTTAAATCAACTTGTCATCTTGTAAATCCGGCAAACAAGCGTAAGCTTGATATTATTGTTGTTGGTACAGGTTTGGCTGGTGCTTCTGCTGCAGCTGCACTTGGCGAACAAGGTTATAACGTTAAGATATTTTGTTATCAGGATAGTCCTCGTCGTGCGCATAGTATTGCTGCACAAGGTGGAATTAATGCTGCAAAAAACTATCAGAATGATGGCGACAGCGTTTATCGTCTTTTTTACGACACTATTAAAGGTGGCGATTACCGTGCCCGCGAATCAAATGTTCACAGATTAGCAGAAGTAAGTAATCTTATTATCGACCATAGTGTTGCTACAGGTGTTCCTTTTGCACGTGATTACGGCGGTTTATTAGATAACCGTTCATTTGGTGGTGCTCAGGTTTCACGTACTTTTTATGCACGTGGACAAACCGGTCAGCAATTATTACTTGGCGCATATAATTCATTAAACCGCCAGATTAAAAATAAAACCGTTACAATGTTCAACCGTCGCGATGTATTAGACATTGTTATTGTTGACGGAAAAGCTCGTGGAATTATTGCACGTAACTTAGTTACAGGTGAAATTGAAAAACATTTCGGACATGCCGTTTGTCTTGCTACCGGTGGATATGGAAACACATATTTCCTATCAACAAATGCAATGGGATCAAACGGTTCAGTTGCATGGCAAGCTTATAAAAAAGGTGCTTTCTTCGCAAATCCTTGTTTTACACAAATTCACCCAACTTGTATTCCTGTTCACGGCGACTATCAGTCAAAATTAACTTTGATGAGTGAAAGTTTACGTAACGATGGAAGAATTTGGGTTCCAAAGAAAATTGAAGATGCAAAACGTCTTCAAAAAGGAGAAATTAAAGGAAGCCAAATTCCTGAAGAAGATCGCGATTATTATTTAGAGCGTCGTTATCCTGCTTTCGGAAACTTAGTACCTCGCGATGTTGCATCAAGAGCTGCAAAAGAGCGTTGCGATGCGGGTTTTGGAGTTAACAATACTGGTTTAGCTGTATTCTTAGATTTCTCGGATGCTATTAAAAGATTAGGAAAAGCAACAATTGAAGCTCGTTATGGAAACTTATTCCAGATGTACGAAAAAATTGTTGACGAAAATCCATACGAAACTCCAATGATGATTTATCCTGCTGTTCATTATACTATGGGTGGCTTATGGGTTGATTATCATTTAATGACTACAGTTCCTGGTTTATTTGCTCTTGGTGAAGCAAATTTTAGCGATCACGGAGCGAACCGCCTTGGAGCATCTGCACTTATGCAGGGATTAGCTGATGGATATTTTATTATTCCTTACACTATTGGTGATTATCTTTCTAAAGAAATTGGAACTAAACGAATGTCAACAGATAATGCTGAATTTGTTGAAGCTGAAAAGAAAGTTAATGACAGAATTCAAAAGTTATATGCTATAAAAGGTAATCAACCTGCTGATTATTTCCATAAAAAACTTGGTCAGGCAATGTGGGAATATGTTGGAATGGGACGTACCGAAGAAAGCTTGAAAAAAGCTCTCGATATTATTCCAAAAATCAGAGAAGAATTCTGGTCAAATCTTAAACTTACCGGAAATCCTGCAGAATATAATACTGAATTAGAAAAAGCAGGTAGAGTTGCTGATTTTCTTGAGTTAGGTGAACTAATGGCTCGCGATGCTTTAAACAGACGCGAATCTTGTGGTGGACATTTCCGCGAAGAAATGCAAACCGAAGATGGCGAAGCAAAACGTGACGACGAAAACTTTGCATATGTAGCAGCATGGGAACATAAAGAAAACGGAATACCAGAACTACACAAAGAGCCTCTTGAGTACAAAGAAGTTAAATTAGTTCAACGTAATTACAAATAA